A stretch of Armatimonadota bacterium DNA encodes these proteins:
- a CDS encoding glucuronate isomerase has protein sequence MPTCQNCDALSGREQIAAAVSTALETAPVIDLHTHIYSADFGELLLWGVDELVTYHYLIAEVCRAPGGPSPAEFYAMTKTGQADRIWQHLFVESSPVSEACRGVLTTLNALGIDVNQPDLKAAREYFASTTVTEHIDRVLKLSNVRAAVMTNDPFDPIERPVWLGEGCTDPRFLPALRIDGVLIESMWARNVASLQEWGYPVTPGLTQQAFRNVRKFLADEIKRMKPMYMAVSLPDTFQFPGDDFTAQMIANCVLPVARDTGTPFAMMIGVKRQLNPALKLAGDGVGKCDIRAVERMAADNPDIRFLCTLLSRENQHELCVAARKLPNLMPFGCWWFLNDPLTINEMTRMRLELLGLSMIPQHSDARILDQLIYKWKHSREIIATVLTDKYADLAATGWRVTAAAIADDVERLVSRNFTEFVGRKV, from the coding sequence ATGCCAACCTGCCAGAACTGCGACGCGCTTTCGGGGCGGGAGCAGATCGCTGCCGCTGTCTCGACCGCCCTCGAGACTGCGCCTGTCATCGACCTGCACACCCACATCTACAGCGCCGATTTCGGCGAGCTTCTCCTGTGGGGCGTGGATGAGCTTGTCACCTACCACTACCTGATCGCCGAGGTCTGTCGCGCTCCCGGCGGGCCGTCTCCCGCCGAATTCTACGCGATGACAAAGACCGGGCAGGCCGACCGCATCTGGCAGCACCTGTTCGTGGAAAGCTCCCCGGTGAGTGAGGCGTGCCGCGGTGTGCTCACCACCCTCAATGCACTGGGGATCGACGTCAATCAGCCGGACCTCAAGGCCGCGCGGGAGTACTTCGCAAGCACCACTGTGACCGAGCACATCGACCGGGTGCTGAAACTGTCCAACGTGCGCGCGGCCGTGATGACAAATGACCCATTCGACCCCATTGAGCGCCCGGTCTGGCTCGGCGAGGGATGCACCGACCCGCGATTCCTGCCTGCCCTGCGCATCGACGGCGTGCTGATCGAGAGCATGTGGGCGCGAAATGTAGCGTCATTGCAGGAGTGGGGTTACCCGGTGACGCCCGGTCTCACCCAGCAGGCGTTCCGAAATGTCCGCAAGTTCCTGGCCGACGAAATCAAACGCATGAAGCCCATGTACATGGCGGTCTCGCTGCCTGACACCTTCCAGTTCCCGGGCGACGATTTCACCGCTCAGATGATCGCCAACTGCGTCCTGCCGGTTGCACGGGATACGGGCACCCCATTCGCCATGATGATCGGCGTCAAGCGACAGCTCAATCCGGCGTTGAAGCTGGCAGGAGACGGTGTGGGCAAGTGCGACATCCGAGCGGTGGAGCGGATGGCCGCCGACAATCCGGACATCCGCTTCCTTTGCACCCTCCTGTCCCGCGAGAATCAGCATGAACTGTGCGTGGCCGCCCGCAAACTGCCGAACCTCATGCCCTTCGGCTGCTGGTGGTTCCTGAACGACCCGCTAACCATCAACGAGATGACCCGCATGCGCCTGGAGCTGCTGGGACTGTCCATGATCCCTCAGCATTCCGACGCCCGCATTCTCGACCAGCTCATCTACAAGTGGAAGCATTCGCGGGAAATTATCGCGACTGTGCTGACCGACAAGTACGCGGATCTCGCGGCAACCGGCTGGCGGGTGACCGCGGCGGCTATCGCGGATGACGTGGAGCGGCTGGTATCTCGGAACTTCACGGAGTTCGTGGGGCGCAAGGTCTAG
- a CDS encoding sugar phosphate isomerase/epimerase — MPRTQIAAQLYTLRNFTQTTEDFAQAMKRVREIGYEAVQVSGIGKDIDWADVRRICDDNGIVVAATHVSFESLRDDTDRMIEQHEIIGCKYPAIGGLPNEFRGSAEGYAAFAKQANEVGRKLAAAGMAFGYHNHSFELEKYGDRTGLQIIYEESDPKYVTGEIDTYWVQHGGGDPAAWIRMLKGRMFLVHFKDFRIVSGEQRFAEVGEGNLNWPNILEACKTTGVEWYIVEQDNCYDRDPFDSLKISFDNMRAWGLK, encoded by the coding sequence ATGCCACGGACACAGATCGCCGCCCAGCTGTATACGCTGCGGAATTTCACCCAGACCACCGAAGACTTTGCCCAGGCCATGAAGCGGGTGCGCGAGATCGGCTATGAGGCCGTGCAAGTCTCCGGCATCGGCAAGGACATTGACTGGGCCGATGTTCGCCGCATTTGCGACGACAACGGGATCGTGGTCGCCGCGACCCACGTGTCCTTCGAGAGCCTGCGCGACGACACCGACCGGATGATCGAGCAACACGAGATCATCGGGTGCAAGTACCCCGCCATTGGTGGCCTGCCCAATGAGTTCCGGGGAAGCGCCGAGGGGTACGCCGCCTTCGCCAAGCAGGCCAATGAGGTGGGGCGTAAGCTGGCGGCGGCCGGCATGGCTTTCGGGTATCACAACCACAGCTTCGAATTGGAGAAGTACGGCGATCGCACCGGCCTGCAGATCATCTACGAAGAGAGCGACCCGAAATATGTGACCGGCGAGATCGACACCTACTGGGTGCAGCATGGCGGCGGCGACCCGGCGGCCTGGATCCGCATGCTCAAAGGCCGCATGTTCCTCGTCCACTTCAAGGATTTCCGGATTGTCAGCGGCGAGCAGCGCTTCGCTGAGGTCGGTGAGGGCAATCTGAACTGGCCCAACATCCTGGAAGCCTGCAAGACCACGGGCGTCGAATGGTACATCGTCGAGCAGGACAACTGCTACGACCGCGATCCCTTCGACAGCCTGAAGATCAGCTTCGACAACATGCGGGCGTGGGGCCTGAAGTAA